The following are from one region of the Macadamia integrifolia cultivar HAES 741 unplaced genomic scaffold, SCU_Mint_v3 scaffold3011, whole genome shotgun sequence genome:
- the LOC122067619 gene encoding probable mediator of RNA polymerase II transcription subunit 26c, with product MDDDDFRSILRSSCVDVWTFIDTAICVASTDYRNELKDRRDGIIERLYTPTIPRCKNCDLDSMKSNNKEIKKVQSEDSLINLLQSLADMDITFKALKKV from the exons atggatgatgatgattttaGATCTATTTTGAGGAGTTCATGTGTGGATGTCTGGACTTTCATAGACACAGCAATCTGTGTTGCCTCCACCGACTACAGAAACGAATTGAAAGATCGAAGAGATGGAATCATTGAGCGGCTTTATACACCTACGATTCCCCGTTGTAAGAACTGTGATCTTGATTCGATGAAGTCAAATAACAAAGAGATTAAGAAAGT ACAGTCCGAAGATTCTCTGATAAATTTATTACAAAGCCTAGCAGACATGGATATAACATTTAAGGCTCTTAAGAAAGTGTGA